agtgaccatttctcctttgccaagataatccatccacctgacaggtgtggcatatcaaaaagctgattaaacagcatgatcattacagagatgcaccttgtgctggcaacaataaaaggccactcaaatGAGCAGTTGTTacacaacaccacagatgtctgaagtcgagggagcatgcaattggcatgcttattgcaggaatgtccaccagagctgttgccagagaattgaatgttcaataTCAGTATGTCTCACCGGCCTcaaaaccgcagaccacatgtaaccacaccagcccaggacctccacatccactttctgcacaaactgtctcagggaagctcacctgcatgctcgtcgtcctcaacagggtcttgacctgactgcagtttggccaCCTTCGAtgaccactggcatgctggagaagtgtgctcttcaccgATGAATcacagtttcaactgtactgggcagatggcagacagcatgtagGGTGTCGTGTTGGCGAGCggcttgctgatgtcaacgttgtgaacagagtgccccgtggtggcggtggggttatggtttgGGCCAGCATAAGcaacggacaacaaacacaattgcattttatcgatggcaagttgaatgcacagagaaactgtgatgagatcctgaggcctattGTCGTACAATTCATCCGcggtcatcacctcatgtttgagcatgataatgcacggcccgtGTCGCTAGGATCTGAACACAATTTttggaagttgaaaatgtccccgttctgggatgctctggatcgacattgtgttccagttcctgccaacatccagcaacttcacacagctattgaagaggagtgggacaacattccacaatcaatggactgatcaactctatgcaaagatgtgttgtgctgcatgaggaaaatggtggtcacaccagatactgactggttttctggtcTACACCTTActctttttaaggtatctgtgaccaacagatgcatatctgcattcccagtcctgttaaatccatagattagggataatgaatttatttcagttgatTGATTTCATGCCCCATCTGGAtgtaattcagtaaaatctttgaaattgttgcttttatatttttgttcagtatatattatgATTAAAGAAAAGTCTTAGTTATAGTCTAGAAATGTTTTCATTAAAGCCTCTAGATTTAAGCGCTATACCAGTACAGTGATAATTTCACCAAAATCTATAAATACATATACTGTATGAGAAAAATAATACATTGCTCTTGCATATAAAGCTTATACTGACACTAAGCATGGCTATCAACTTTACTTTCCGCTTTACATTGCTAGATAAAGCAAACAAATGTGTACATGCTCAAGTAATACACAATGTTTCTACTTCATAAAAGCTCCCCTCATGAGCTTATATTGAAAGAAAGTGTTGGCAGCGTCAATCCAAGTCGAAGAACAGGCATGACTGTAGACTCAAGGAAACCACCTCCTTCCTTCTCAGGTTTGTTGCTCTTCTTGAACTCCTCTATCTCCTGTCTCATTAAGTCAGCCTTCTCCTTGTGGCCCTTCTCCAGCAGATCCTTCTGCTCCTGCATCTTGCACTCCAAGGCCCTGTGGAAGTCCCGTTCCTGTTGCTTcatctcctccttcatcttcccTTCCATCTGCTTCAACTTCTCATCTTTGCTTCTGCGATCGTCCTCCATGGTGCGCTCCATCTCCAACCGTTTCTCTTCAGCAGCCTTCTTCTCCTGCTCCAGCACAGCtgatctccccttctcctctgcaTGGTCCAAAGGAAGAGTTGAGGTAGGAAAACACTCTAGCTTCTGGACtactcatgttctctctcatatGGAGTCAACAGACAGCCCCTGATCTTTTCCATGTTCTGGAGTAGGCCATACCTTTTAGATTACTCTTTCAAACAGCCCAGATCTTTGTTGACTTCGTGCAAGATTATCACCAATTTATTGTGAGAAGTCAATCCAACTAGAAAACTGAATGCAACCAGATAACAACATCCCAATGCTATATTTTGGACTTACCGTGGATCTTTTTCTCATTTTCTGTCAATTTTTTGTCAGCTTGCAGGATGGAATTCTTCTCTAGAGTCTTCTCCCTCAGGAACTGCTCAAGAATCTCCTCAGCCTGTAGAAAACACCCCCAAAGGCTACATGTTTTATCATTGGTTGATGGCAATCTGTTTCTGGTATGATGCTGCAGATGGAAGCTAACATGGAAGctaatcttaactgacttgcctagttaaataaaggtaaataaatcaTAAGAGGTTGATATAAACAGCAATCCATCTACGAAATTGAAACTAAGTGGATCGGCCTGAAAGATGAGAACAGCTCCAGTGTTTAATATGGATATTTTGATGAATGTTTCAGCCCTAGCAAGGATTCTTACCCTAACTCCTTTATCAGGCTCGGCCCGGTACTGTGCCACCATGTTGTCATGGTGACTGCAGTAAAGCTCATATCCTCCAGGTGTGGCATAGATCCCCTCCTTAATCTTCTGGGCCATCGGAGCAGACAGCTTCTCCTGAAGAGCCACACACTTCTTCTCGGAGGCATCCTCGTTCTGGATGAGAAGGTCAGCGTAGTGCTTTGCAATGGCCACCTGCAGGAGTCAAGACTGTTTTAGGGAAGCATTTGTAAAAAAGTGGTCCTTGACAGAGTTAAGAACTAAGGCAGTGTTTGTACCAGGCACAGATCTGAAATGATGACCCTTACCGCCAACGCTTTCAAGAAATCCCCATTTTCGTCTTTGAAGGATCGTTTCATGAAAGCCTGCGTGGCCTGGTGGTCTGAGCGGAGGTGATGATCTGAAATCTGACCCATGTCCACAGGGAATAAggccttcacctcctccataCCCCTCTGGTATACTACCTGGCCCTCGTCCACAGCAGCCTGGTTCTCAATTTGAGCCATGGCCAGCACCGCATTCTCCAGACAGGGCACAGAGCCTTTGGCTATGGTCTCCACATAGGTTTTAACCAAGTGGCCGAGCACTGCAATCAGATAGAGGCGGGAAGAAAAATATAAGTGTATACATTTGGTGGTacaatcgctctggataagagcgtctgctaaatgacttaaatgtaaatgtaaataacataGGCTACATTCAATGCATATGTGCAAAATCTGCTGATATTTGACTTACTTCTCCCGGTTACTTTGTGTCCCCCTTTCACAGTTTTTGTACGGCTCTCCTGGAAAATGAAGCGGCAGAAAGTATCTGCAACCTTTCGGAAGCTTTCACAGAGGTCAGCCTCGTCCATGGAATCCAGATGGGGCATGTTGGCAGGAGTTGTAGGAGTGGGGAATGCAAAGCACTTGCGCGAGGGGAAGTAGTTCCGGATGCACTCTCGTGGGAGGTTGTACATCAGGTTCTTTTTACCCCCACCTGAATGATAGTCAGCATTCACCATTACAGTTGACATTAATCTATTTttagggctggtttcccagacacagactaGGCCTTGTCCTGCACACAAACGTGTGTTCAGTGGAGAATCTCGTCTAGAGGCCTAATCTGTGTCTGGGGTTCCGGCCCTTAGAGTTCACCATCCAAACACACAGTCATTAACAGACAAGCATATACAGAGATATGCTTAAATTAACATGAGGCAGAATACCTTATGTCCAATAAACCAACTGGATAAAATCATTTGGTTTATGTGTCTGTTTGATTATGAGTGTAATCCTACATTACATTTTCATAGGAATGATTTTATAATAGGTCATTTTGACAGGCAGAGCCAATATCAATCATCTTGTTTCACAACCCTTATGCTCTTTGTGAGATAATGATTATTCCAACTGTGTAATTGTTAATGGTGCACTATTCTATGTAGAGAAATTGTGCACAGTTGATCATTGGGGCGGTGGCTAGTGCTAATGTCACCTTTTCTGAGTTCCAGggaatgctccagatactcatctTCAGTGACGTTTCTGCCGTCGATCTCGAGTAGTAGAGTGAAATCTCTGACGGCCCACACAAAATTCGGAAAGAACTGCACAAACTGGGTGTCCCCTCCTTCCTCGTCATCGTTAGAGGATGAAGCTGCACTGGAAGAATTCACCTTGATCCGCTCTGTCAGCTCACTCACATATCTTTAGGGCCGGTTGAGGATCGACTGATAAAAGCTACCAAAGTTTTTTTAAATCATGTGCATCTGCATTGACATGTGCCTGCTACAGTTGTACAAGGACTTGCTATACAACAGTTATAGCATATGAGCTGTTTCAGGACCTGGACTGTGTCCACATATGCACTGAGTAACCCCTAAGGGAATTGATCCCACAAACTACAGTGTGTTAAACATTCTGCAAACACGTAATTAACGCTGTCAGTAACACAATATATTGCTCCGGGTCTATAAGGACATTTTGTTCAGCATCCAATAGATATACAAATGTACAGCACTTTCACTTTCAATATGAGAGGGAGTTCCAAGAAATGGCCCGGTTGGGGGAAATATCCCCTACCCATGTGATATGTACACCTGTTAAAGTCAACAggagaggaaacaggggaggTTTGCCATGGGGAAATAGATATTGGTTTAAAGGATACTGGAGGTTCTCCACGGCTTGATTGTCAATGGTCCCTCGACTATTGTAGACCAGAGTACTGCTTAACAGAATGGCCAAGGAGAAGATCCAGGCATCATTCTTAGAATCTCCCTGAAACAagtatgacaacaacaacatgcctACTGGTGATACGGctaaaatgaaattaaataatttcaaatacactatatatacaaaagtatgtggacaccccttccaaTTAGTGGGTTCGGCTATTTAATcaaacctgttgctgacaggtgtataaaatcgagcactaagccatgcaatctccatagacaaaggCAAGagattggccttactgaagagctcagcgactttcaatgtggcaccatcataggatgccacctttccaacaagtcagt
This sequence is a window from Oncorhynchus gorbuscha isolate QuinsamMale2020 ecotype Even-year linkage group LG01, OgorEven_v1.0, whole genome shotgun sequence. Protein-coding genes within it:
- the LOC124046651 gene encoding guanylate-binding protein 1-like isoform X4, whose protein sequence is MDSPMFLVENADGELHVVPGAIKYLMGLNQQVVVVAVVGLYRTGKSYLMNKLAGKRKGFALGATIQSKTKGIWMWCVPHPEKRHHTLVLLDTEGLGDVEKGDSKNDAWIFSLAILLSSTLVYNSRGTIDNQAVENLQYVSELTERIKVNSSSAASSSNDDEEGGDTQFVQFFPNFVWAVRDFTLLLEIDGRNVTEDEYLEHSLELRKGGGKKNLMYNLPRECIRNYFPSRKCFAFPTPTTPANMPHLDSMDEADLCESFRKVADTFCRFIFQESRTKTVKGGHKVTGRMLGHLVKTYVETIAKGSVPCLENAVLAMAQIENQAAVDEGQVVYQRGMEEVKALFPVDMGQISDHHLRSDHQATQAFMKRSFKDENGDFLKALAVAIAKHYADLLIQNEDASEKKCVALQEKLSAPMAQKIKEGIYATPGGYELYCSHHDNMVAQYRAEPDKGVRAEEILEQFLREKTLEKNSILQADKKLTENEKKIHEEKGRSAVLEQEKKAAEEKRLEMERTMEDDRRSKDEKLKQMEGKMKEEMKQQERDFHRALECKMQEQKDLLEKGHKEKADLMRQEIEEFKKSNKPEKEGGGFLESTVMPVLRLGLTLPTLSFNISS
- the LOC124046651 gene encoding guanylate-binding protein 1-like isoform X3: MDSPMFLVENADGELHVVPGAIKYLMGLNQQVVVVAVVGLYRTGKSYLMNKLAGKRKDIDLGFALGATIQSKTKGIWMWCVPHPEKRHHTLVLLDTEGLGDVEKGDSKNDAWIFSLAILLSSTLVYNSRGTIDNQAVENLQYVSELTERIKVNSSSAASSSNDDEEGGDTQFVQFFPNFVWAVRDFTLLLEIDGRNVTEDEYLEHSLELRKGGGKKNLMYNLPRECIRNYFPSRKCFAFPTPTTPANMPHLDSMDEADLCESFRKVADTFCRFIFQESRTKTVKGGHKVTGRMLGHLVKTYVETIAKGSVPCLENAVLAMAQIENQAAVDEGQVVYQRGMEEVKALFPVDMGQISDHHLRSDHQATQAFMKRSFKDENGDFLKALAVAIAKHYADLLIQNEDASEKKCVALQEKLSAPMAQKIKEGIYATPGGYELYCSHHDNMVAQYRAEPDKGVRAEEILEQFLREKTLEKNSILQADKKLTENEKKIHEEKGRSAVLEQEKKAAEEKRLEMERTMEDDRRSKDEKLKQMEGKMKEEMKQQERDFHRALECKMQEQKDLLEKGHKEKADLMRQEIEEFKKSNKPEKEGGGFLESTVMPVLRLGLTLPTLSFNISS
- the LOC124046651 gene encoding guanylate-binding protein 1-like isoform X1 codes for the protein MDSPMFLVENADGELHVVPGAIKYLMGLNQQVVVVAVVGLYRTGKSYLMNKLAGKRKDIDLGFALGATIQSKTKGIWMWCVPHPEKRHHTLVLLDTEGLGDVEKGDSKNDAWIFSLAILLSSTLVYNSRGTIDNQAVENLQYVSELTERIKVNSSSAASSSNDDEEGGDTQFVQFFPNFVWAVRDFTLLLEIDGRNVTEDEYLEHSLELRKGGGKKNLMYNLPRECIRNYFPSRKCFAFPTPTTPANMPHLDSMDEADLCESFRKVADTFCRFIFQESRTKTVKGGHKVTGRMLGHLVKTYVETIAKGSVPCLENAVLAMAQIENQAAVDEGQVVYQRGMEEVKALFPVDMGQISDHHLRSDHQATQAFMKRSFKDENGDFLKALAVAIAKHYADLLIQNEDASEKKCVALQEKLSAPMAQKIKEGIYATPGGYELYCSHHDNMVAQYRAEPDKGVRAEEILEQFLREKTLEKNSILQADKKLTENEKKIHEEQEKRALAEQAVKMEAEKQHQLEKLIQERERSHQEGICQLETKMVQEAKEKQHELERALDSKLREQENLMAKGFTEKEAAMKEEIQSLREKEEAKREEKEEQSRNFRAIAQGVMESVSNGLGHYFNYKKAREQRKALVFKEQVRFNLKSGAVGNIPDKEGMTLKQDKTATPKLETGAVGNSKDTTLPKVNTGTTSKSPGSEV
- the LOC124046651 gene encoding guanylate-binding protein 1-like isoform X2 translates to MDSPMFLVENADGELHVVPGAIKYLMGLNQQVVVVAVVGLYRTGKSYLMNKLAGKRKGFALGATIQSKTKGIWMWCVPHPEKRHHTLVLLDTEGLGDVEKGDSKNDAWIFSLAILLSSTLVYNSRGTIDNQAVENLQYVSELTERIKVNSSSAASSSNDDEEGGDTQFVQFFPNFVWAVRDFTLLLEIDGRNVTEDEYLEHSLELRKGGGKKNLMYNLPRECIRNYFPSRKCFAFPTPTTPANMPHLDSMDEADLCESFRKVADTFCRFIFQESRTKTVKGGHKVTGRMLGHLVKTYVETIAKGSVPCLENAVLAMAQIENQAAVDEGQVVYQRGMEEVKALFPVDMGQISDHHLRSDHQATQAFMKRSFKDENGDFLKALAVAIAKHYADLLIQNEDASEKKCVALQEKLSAPMAQKIKEGIYATPGGYELYCSHHDNMVAQYRAEPDKGVRAEEILEQFLREKTLEKNSILQADKKLTENEKKIHEEQEKRALAEQAVKMEAEKQHQLEKLIQERERSHQEGICQLETKMVQEAKEKQHELERALDSKLREQENLMAKGFTEKEAAMKEEIQSLREKEEAKREEKEEQSRNFRAIAQGVMESVSNGLGHYFNYKKAREQRKALVFKEQVRFNLKSGAVGNIPDKEGMTLKQDKTATPKLETGAVGNSKDTTLPKVNTGTTSKSPGSEV